The genome window AGCTAAAAATTCGAATTGACTAAACAGATAGAAAAACTTAAATTAAAAGCGGAAAGTTTAGTGAATAACAATGCAAACAAATAAAACAAAACGAGAGAAAAAAAATTATCACCCGCCAAGAATAAAATGGACATATTCTCAGCAAGTGAGTTTTCCAGACAGGTATAAGAAATTAGTATGGGAACATGTCAATTGCAAAGCCCCATTAGAGAAACTCATCCATCGCATTTTCACTTATGGAAGGTTTGAGGACCTTCAATGGCTGTACCATAAATATCCTGGCCAGTCGTTCGAACTCTCGAAAAAGTACAATGATATAAAACGGGGCGTTAAATTCTGGATGGAGTACTGGCATGATCAAAGAATATAATTCATTACTCAAACTTGCAAAGGAAATTCAGGAACACTTCCATGGGTTTTACTTAGCCGGTGGAACCGCTCTCATGTTGAGGCATAAGCATCGTGTAAGCATCGATTTAGATTTTTTCAATCATCGCTCATTTTCCTTTGCACATCTCGCAGCGAAAACGAGGAAGCTATTTCACGTCGAAGCAGAAGAGCGGTTAGACGACAATATCGATTTCTTTATTGAGGGCAAGAAGGTTTCATTTGTCTTCTTTCCTTTTGAGAACAGCACCCTATTAGTGAAATATAGAGGCATTAAAATGGCCTCCGATTACGATATATTTCTTAACAAAATTTATGTCGCGGGAAGACGGGTTGACCCGAAAGATTCCTATGATGCAGCATTCTTATACAAGATGTACAAATGGAAACCCGATGCGATTAAGAAAGATTTTGAGAAAAAGTTTCAAGGACAAAGTTATGAGATTTTTCTTGGAGCGCTTCTACACTTTGAAGATTATCCTAAACTCCCTAAATGGGTTAAATCAACTTTAATAGAGTTAATATAAGAGGTTGACCAAAAAGTCGTTTTTCTCGATACGTTCGCTTCGCGAACACTCGAAAATCGGCTAAATAAGCAGGTTCTCGAGTTCGATTTCGACTGGATTGATAGAATTTGGGAGTTATTAGATATAACAGCGAATAGAGTTCTTCATCTTCCCGCCACAAGTTCTTGACAATAGATTAAGATTTTTATATATTAACCGCATCACGATTTGTTGTTGTGTTTGTTAAGTCTGGAATTATATGTCCAGATTCGAGAGCTTTGAGAAAAAGTGGATTTAGTTGAGAATTAATAATTAAAATCAGGAGAATTCTATGAAAAATTTTTTAAGATTTTCAGCTTTTCTGTTCGTTACAGTGTTGATGTGCCT of Bacteroidota bacterium contains these proteins:
- a CDS encoding nucleotidyl transferase AbiEii/AbiGii toxin family protein, yielding MIKEYNSLLKLAKEIQEHFHGFYLAGGTALMLRHKHRVSIDLDFFNHRSFSFAHLAAKTRKLFHVEAEERLDDNIDFFIEGKKVSFVFFPFENSTLLVKYRGIKMASDYDIFLNKIYVAGRRVDPKDSYDAAFLYKMYKWKPDAIKKDFEKKFQGQSYEIFLGALLHFEDYPKLPKWVKSTLIELI